The DNA segment aaaaaatgttcaTATTTTCCTTATCATGATTAATAtagtaatattaaaaataaaatgattaaatatttaaaaaattaattaattattttaacttttaataatatataaattatatatttaatataaatctaAACTGAGGCCACTGTTGTGCTAGTCAACACAGGAGTATTCAATAATTAAAAGCAATGAATCGACAGGAGGGCCAACATCTAATCCTAAACCACTAGTGGATTCTAATCACTACCCATTAGTATCATTATCTAGAAAACCCAAGCTCACCACATTCTGCCACGCCCATATATCATATGAACATATTCAATTAGACCTCGTGTCACTGTTCGCTTAAAGGTGAGCGATTTTGCCACTACACAACTTGGGAGTTCTTTTATGACCAGAGCCTTGGTTTGATTTTACCTACCCTTCAACTCCAAACAAAATAATCCATATGACAGCTACCAAAACTCAAGCGTGGGAGACAGTTGAGTTAATATCCCAAACTAGAAAAAATCCTTTTGAAACCTGATGGGGATTGGAAAATCTTTTGCCCTGCTCACAAAGAACCACTTAACACGTATAATTCTTGATATTGGAAGCCACCCATTTTGACCTCTCTTCTTACCAAGAACTTGACTGGCATCCCTCCCACAAAGTGATATTCCTCACAAAAGGTAAAAAGATAGCACTCGCACAAGTAACTTCAATGGAGAACCTCTGATACCTTAGCTTTTTCCAATGACAAGTTCTGCACTGCTACAAGTTATTATCAATTTAACAGTTGGGGAATCTATATAATATTCAGCACAAAGCTAAATGCAGAATCGTTCTTCCATGTACTTGATTAGAAAACACTGATCCACAAAGTGATGATAGCTTTAATGGtccataaaattatttgaagattataATCAGGATACAAACACCAGGTTAGACCCAGAATGATGAACACTGaactttatttattcacttgttCTTCATGATTAGATAGGGATGAACAAATACAGATGGGAATAAACTAACCCAGGTTCAGCGGCTGCCTCATCAAAGAGAATTATGGATCAAGGAGACACAGGAAGAAGTTCCTGTTCTTATACAGGAGCAGGGTCTACGATTCGCTTGGCTCCAAGAGTCTTCTCATACTCTTCAATGGATTTGAAAAGTTCTGAAAAGTTGCCTTTCCCAAACCCTCCACACCCACCCTTCTGGGATACCTTCCCTTCATCATCCTTCACCATACACCCTAATCTCTGAATTATCTCAATAAATATTGTGGGCCTGCACAAAAGatacaaataaaatcaattaatccaGCAATACGACTTTTTTTTCTCCAGTTCCTGCCATAGCTATCTTCTGAATTGGAAAAATAGGGAAGACAGACTCAAAACAAAAGGTATCCAAAAGGGGTATCACAAGTAATTAATAAAGTATGGATCAATTAGCAACTTAAGATTATTTCTGAGAGAAAAAAATCAGCTTTATAGGGTCTCCCTTCTGCATTAGATTTAGAATCCTGCCCTCCTATCAGTTTAGAGGCGCCTCTCCCATCCTCTGTTTCTACCCATTTATTCTATTACATCTCTCTGTCGCAGCCccttctatttagaaaaaaaaaaaatgaagaagaaagggaaaaagggTAAAGAAAGGGTAAAGCCTAGATCCCCTGCACCGCCACTCTTCCAACACAAGGATTTAATCAGAATTTcctgaaacaaaaaatatcacTTAATTGGAATGAATAACAGCATATATGGGTTGCGGGCATACCTATCACCCAAAGGCTTGGTGAAAATCTGGAGCAAGGTACCTTGATCATCCTTATCCACCAAAATCCCCAACTCCTCACACTCTTTAATTTGATCATCCGTCAGCACATCCCCAGCCCTCTTCTTCACATTGCGGTAGTAAGTTGGTGGTGGCGAGGGCATGAAGTCGAAGCCCCCAACCCCGCTGCGCCGCCTCATCTCCCGCAGTGTACGGAAAATATCGTCGCTCATCAGCGCCAAATGCTGCACTCCAGGCCCCTCATTGTGCTCCAAATACGTCTGTATCTGACTCTTTCTCTTTGTTCCGAACACCGGCTCATTCAACGGCAGCAACACCATCTCATTGTTGCTGGCTAGCACCACCGAATTCAGTCCACTCTCGCTAGTTCCCACGTCCTCCGCCGTGAACTCTGCAAACTCGTGAAACCCAGTGAATTGCTTCAAGTACGTGACCACCGGCGCCAGCTTCGGGACGTTACCCACGGTATGGTCCACCCGCCGGAGCCCGAAGTCCACTGGAAACGACGATCCTTCGTCCACCGCCTCGAATCCGGGTAAGAACCAGGAACTAGGGTCCGAAGTAGCGTTAGGATTAGGATTTTTGTAGCTGACGTAGCGCAAAACGGCGTCGCCATAGAGATGGACCTCGGAGATCACGACGGATCCACCCATCGTGACCGGAGGCGACATCGGCCTCGCGCCGTGAGCGACGCTGGTGTGGAACGCGCCCTCAGCGTCGTCGACCTCGATGGCGATGGCGCGGACGCCGAGGCCGTGAGAGGCGGCGAAGGCATGGCAGGCGGAGTGGTCGAAGGACGGAATAGAAGCAGTGGCTGCGGCATTTTCTAGATCTCCGGCGATGGATGGAGAATAAGGTGCGGTAAAGAGGAAGTTAAGGTCGCCGGAGCGAGTAAGATAGGAAGCATGGATAACGTTTCCAGTGGAGAGGTCGGACTTGGCAACAATGGGCATGCCCAGACCCCAGGAGAAGCGGCGGGCCAGATTGGTGGCGTCGGTGGACCAGAACTCGATATGGTGGAACCGCTTGACTCCGAAACGATCGGACATGGGGTTGGTGCGCAAGAAGTTGGAGAAGCCCACCAGCTTGAACCCCGGCGCAGGGTTGCTAACTTGCGCACCGCTGTCGCTTGCTTTTCCCATTTCAGTGCCGTAGAAAGCAGTGGCGCGTTGGGCGAAGGCAGGCGTGGAAGTGTGGTGAAAGAGGTTGGATATTTTAAGGACCGAAGTAAGTCCAGCGAAGGGAAGGAACTTCTGGACACGTGTTATCATTGGAGTGATTTATCTTGTTTGCTTTTTCAATAGCGTATGCTTATCTCAATGACGATGGTCTACGTACATTCCgcggttattttaaaaaacggtTTTCCGTTCAGGGACAAAAGTATACGACACTAACATAACAATTCTCTGCGgtcaaaaatataaaacataatgtttttcaaaacatattttaaaaatgaaaattcttttttgaaaaattgaaaaaaaaaagagaaaaaaaagcaaataatataaaataagttaataaatataaatattacaaatataaaaaatactgatataagtaaaatattatcatttatatatttaaaataaaatatgatttggATGCAACGACACACACCTAATCAAAAAgcaaagttaaataaataaataaatatttaaaaaatataattatccaAGATAATGATTAACTAAACatacttaaaagaaaattaatctttttaaaaataaaaataaaacttaaaaatttattttcatattcacttTTATCGAGATTTTAAGTCATcttttttacatatattatgATTCACTACAAATTCGATTATGTTATCATTTCCATTATGGTGTGCTAATACAAGTGGGGTTTGGTTACCCaagatgaatatatatatatatatcattttgaatTGAATATGATACTTTGTATTAGTATGtttgtgcattttttatttttaattgaatatgatatttttttttatattatataatataaacatATCCTATAACATCATTTTTAGTTAAGtatgatatttttagatattatatCCGGTGGAATGATCTTAGAAAGTAATATATTCAATGGGATATATTACATcatatttatgtttaatttataaaataagaaagaaaaataggaatgaaaaacttatttatgattaaaatatctggagtttaaaaataaaaatattatattatattgttagttataatatacatattttcttaatatagaATGATTCTATTAAAGGGGTGCAACATAGGCCGTTGACTCTACCTAGCTCATCATTTGGGCAagtttaggaaattatttttaatattatgattGAGTAGAGGTCATGATTAACACAATTTGAGCCTAACCTAACTCAAGTTAAtgtttttataacatttataatgtattttattctatataataatattcattttctttttagttttttttaaaatatcaaattacattgtatcatatatatttttcttttttagaaagatatataaatttatttttcttttttgttgttatcttgaaattttgtcataattactatttaaattttggtataaatataaagaaaaaagttttctttttaaaaatattatggattttaaattatatatttcaaCTAACCTAAGTCTAATCCAATCAACCCAAATATAACATCACAATCTGAACTTAATCTGAATGAATTCAATCTGAACTTAGAGAAATAAGGGTACGTTGAGTTTGAATTGAATACCTCAAGTTAGAAGTCAAATTAGATAGAAGTCAAGTCAAGTTGATTGTTTCTTA comes from the Vitis vinifera cultivar Pinot Noir 40024 chromosome 12, ASM3070453v1 genome and includes:
- the LOC100248785 gene encoding 4-hydroxyphenylpyruvate dioxygenase, giving the protein MITRVQKFLPFAGLTSVLKISNLFHHTSTPAFAQRATAFYGTEMGKASDSGAQVSNPAPGFKLVGFSNFLRTNPMSDRFGVKRFHHIEFWSTDATNLARRFSWGLGMPIVAKSDLSTGNVIHASYLTRSGDLNFLFTAPYSPSIAGDLENAAATASIPSFDHSACHAFAASHGLGVRAIAIEVDDAEGAFHTSVAHGARPMSPPVTMGGSVVISEVHLYGDAVLRYVSYKNPNPNATSDPSSWFLPGFEAVDEGSSFPVDFGLRRVDHTVGNVPKLAPVVTYLKQFTGFHEFAEFTAEDVGTSESGLNSVVLASNNEMVLLPLNEPVFGTKRKSQIQTYLEHNEGPGVQHLALMSDDIFRTLREMRRRSGVGGFDFMPSPPPTYYRNVKKRAGDVLTDDQIKECEELGILVDKDDQGTLLQIFTKPLGDRPTIFIEIIQRLGCMVKDDEGKVSQKGGCGGFGKGNFSELFKSIEEYEKTLGAKRIVDPAPV